The following proteins are co-located in the Silene latifolia isolate original U9 population chromosome 1, ASM4854445v1, whole genome shotgun sequence genome:
- the LOC141650612 gene encoding uncharacterized protein LOC141650612: MKLNVDAGIMTGVGVGFGVVCRSSGGRVEWGLSILQAQCLEPHMAEAVAILEGLKEAAQKGHDKLVVESDCLQVIDALRNYKHCRSLFHLVLDDIVFLCSSFSSVSWSHTSRKNNTVAHALAHVLVSESGRVEWSDNLPPTANSVVLFDLSLMK; the protein is encoded by the coding sequence ATGAAGCTGAACGTTGATGCGGGGATTATGACTGGTGTAGGGGTTGGCTTTGGTGTGGTCTGCCGTAGCAGTGGGGGACGGGTCGAATGGGGGCTGTCTATTTTGCAGGCACAATGCTTGGAACCTCATATGGCGGAAGCGGTGGCAATTCTCGAAGGGTTGAAGGAGGCGGCTCAAAAGGGACACGACAAGCTTGTGGTTGAAAGCGATTGTTTACAAGTCATCGATGCTCTTCGGAACTATAAACATTGCAGGAGTTTATTTCATTTAGTCTTAGACGATATTGTGTTTTTATGTTCTTCTTTTTCTTCAGTTTCTTGGTCGCATACTAGTAGGAAAAACAATACGGTTGCTCATGCGTTAGCTCATGTCTTGGTTAGTGAGTCTGGTCGAGTGGAATGGTCCGATAATCTGCCGCCGACTGCGAACTCAGTTGTACTGTTCGATTTATCTTTAATGAAATAG
- the LOC141650659 gene encoding uncharacterized protein LOC141650659, whose amino-acid sequence MRRVRERLVGYYGMEVDSVGRSGGLALLWKKEIDCVFKSASVHYMDFVIKGERGEWRLTGFYGWPAVSDRHLSWELLRVLSRQSALSWVCIGDFNEILFSTEMKGGSRPQWQMNNFQAAVDDCGLRDVAWEGYNFLFGRREMEGVRRRQFRFEQFWTEEEGCGEAVERGFYRGRGDLVTMLQACASELRAWKKTNINRIGKDMEQKLKRLAQLNEGDRSADNVQKRKKLVAELAGLRKKEEQYWRQRSRALWLKDGDRNTSFFHSRAGDRRRKNFISNLVDDDGTVHVGEEAVSRVANNYFEDFFKSSNPSNFNDVLLGLEDHVSDAMNLELRRDYGEDEIIEALHQMHPLKAPGPDGMNGLFYQTYWDIVGSEVVATVLTILRRERSPRDINKTNIVLIPKKKAPDKIRDFRPISLCNVAYKLVSKVLANRLKTFLGEIVSVNQSAFTPGRMISDNVLVAFEIFHYMKIRNPPRVKWLLNWTWQRHMIESNGLF is encoded by the exons ATGAGGAGGGTGAGGGAAAGGCTGGTTGGTTACTATGGCATGGAAGTGGATAGTGTGGGGAGGTCAGGAGGTTTAGCTCTTTTGTGGAAGAAGGAAATAGACTGTGTTTTTAAGTCAGCTTCAGTACATTACATGGATTTCGTCATCAAAGGAGAGCGAGGGGAATGGAGATTGACGGGTTTCTATGGTTGGCCAGCTGTCTCTGATCGGCATTTATCCTGGGAACTTCTACGAGTCCTTAGCAGGCAATCAGCTCTGTCGTGGGTTTGCATTGGTGACTTTAATGAAATATTATTTTCAACGGAGATGAAAGGTGGAAGTCGACCTCAATGGCAAATGAACAACTTTCAAGCAGCGGTTGACGATTGTGGCCTTCGGGATGTGGCGTGGGAGGGATACAATTTCTTGTTTGGCAG GAGGGAGATGGAGGGGGTGAGGAGGCGCCAATTTCGATTCGAGCAATTCTGGACTGAGGAGGAAGGGTGTGGGGAAGCTGTTGAGAGAGGCTTTTATAGAGGGAGGGGTGATTTGGTGACTATGTTGCAGGCATGTGCTAGTGAACTAAGGGCTTGGAAGAAGACCAACATTAATCGCATTGGCAAAGATATGGAACAAAAACTCAAACGACTTGCCCAGCTGAATGAAGGGGACCGAAGTGCGGATAATGTTCAGAAACGTAAGAAGCTAGTAGCAGAGCTGGCCGGGTTGCGGAAAAAAGAAGAGCAATATTGGCGTCAGCGATCTAGGGCGTTGTGGCTTAAGGATGGAGATAGAAATACCTCCTTCTTCCATTCAAGGGCGGGTGATAGACGTAGGAAAAATTTCATCTCTAACCTGGTCGATGATGACGGTACGGTCCATGTGGGTGAGGAAGCAGTTTCGAGAGTGGCTAATAattattttgaagattttttcAAGTCTTCGAATCCTTCGAACTTCAATGACGTCTTGCTCGGCCTGGAGGATCATGTTTCAGATGCTATGAATTTGGAGTTGAGGCGTGATTATGGGGAGGATGAGATCATTGAGGCTTTACATCAAATGCATCCTTTGAAAGCTCCGGGACCGGATGGTATGAATGGGCTCTTTTATCAAACTTACTGGGACATTGTTGGGTCGGAAGTTGTCGCTACTGTGCTTACTATTTTGAGAAGAGAAAGATCGCCACGGGATATAAACAAAACTAATATTGTTCTTATCCCAAAAAAGAAAGCACCGGACAAAATCCGGGATTTCCGACCAATCAGTCTCTGTAATGTGGCCTACAAGCTTGTGTCCAAAGTGCTCGCCAACAGATTAAAAACGTTTCTAGGGGAAATTGTATCTGTGAATCAAAGTGCGTTTACTCCGGGGAGAATGATTTCTGATAATGTGTTGGTTGCCTTCGAAATTTTTCATTATATGAAAATTCGAAATCCTCCGAGGGTCAAATGGCTATTAAACTGGACATGGCAAAGGCATATGATAGAGTCGAATGGCCTTTTCTAG
- the LOC141650628 gene encoding uncharacterized protein LOC141650628: MELVNEIFLPFERERVGNIRLGENRTRDLWFWEPERDGVYSVRTAYKLIVGARMSVDYGDMSEWEREKWLWNRLWKIPVWPRVKLFFWQLCSEALATGANIASQVRGENFLCSLCNSCLESSLHHFKDCWVANWVWEGLGLASEEEEEGGRLRDWVEARWRELGGLEHGKFMVGCWAIWECRNKALFEGREVNPRRVLQRSCDVLDEIASGGYGGKDGRQGVKNKQNEGAGIGRGGKTWRRLR; encoded by the coding sequence ATGGAGCTGGTGAATGAGATTTTTCTGCCTTTTGAAAGGGAGAGAGTTGGGAACATTCGGCTAGGAGAGAATAGGACTCGTGACTTGTGGTTTTGGGAGCCTGAACGTGATGGGGTTTATTCCGTAAGGACGGCTTATAAATTGATTGTTGGTGCCAGGATGTCCGTGGATTATGGTGATATGTCGGAATGGGAGAGGGAGAAATGGCTATGGAATCGGTTATGGAAGATCCCGGTGTGGCCCCGAGTCAAGCTATTCTTTTGGCAGCTGTGCAGCGAGGCTTTAGCTACAGGCGCGAACATTGCTTCCCAAGTTCGAGGTGAGAACTTTTTGTGTTCTTTATGTAATTCTTGTCTTGAATCGAGTCTCCATCATTTTAAAGATTGCTGGGTTGCTAACTGGGTTTGGGAGGGCTTGGGTTTGGCGagtgaggaggaggaagagggtGGTCGATTGCGGGATTGGGTGGAGGCGAGGTGGAGAGAGTTGGGTGGTTTGGAGCATGGGAAATTTATGGTTGGGTGTTGGGCCATATGGGAATGTCGAAACAAAGCTTTATTCGAAGGGAGAGAGGTGAATCCACGGAGAGTGTTGCAAAGGAGCTGCGATGTTTTGGATGAGATAGCTAGCGGAGGGTATGGTGGAAAAGATGGTAGGCAGGGAGTGAAGAATAAACAGAATGAGGGGGCGGGGATAGGCAGAGGTGGCAAGACGTGGAGGAGGCTTCGATGA